A window from Cryptomeria japonica chromosome 1, Sugi_1.0, whole genome shotgun sequence encodes these proteins:
- the LOC131857080 gene encoding uncharacterized protein LOC131857080 produces the protein MTWKDPSDRNLGEDDQRTLRNILASREVMGSREQDKIIWCGAKSGIYSLKLGYALLEEDVRKVDWEAKVCCNNSYLPKVGVFSWLVGNSRILIEDRLKRMGFVGPFRCVLCKKEEEDADHLLLGYEFAQEAWRFGLQRLSWKGSLAGNMRD, from the coding sequence ATGACTTGGAAGGATCCTAGCGATCGGAATTTGGGGGAGGATGATCAAAGGACGTTGAGGAATATCCTAGCAAGTAGAGAGGTGATGGGTTCCAGGGAGCAAGATAAAATCATTTGGTGTGGTGCGAAGAGTGGAATTTATTCTCTCAAGTTGGGGTACGCCTTGTTGGAGGAAGATGTCCGGAAGGTGGATTGGGAAGCAAAGGTATGTTGCAACAACTCTTATCTGCCCAAAGTAGGTGTGTTCTCATGGCTGGTGGGTAACAGTCGTATTTTGATCGAGGATAGACTTAAAAGAATGGGGTTTGTGGGTCCCTTCCGTTGTGTGCTATgtaagaaggaggaggaagatgCGGACCATCTTCTTCTGGGATACGAGTTTGCCCAGGAAGCATGGCGATTCGGGTTGCAGAGACTGAGTTGGAAGGGGTCGTTGGCAGGGAACATGAGAGATTGA